The proteins below are encoded in one region of Acidimicrobiales bacterium:
- a CDS encoding FadD3 family acyl-CoA ligase — protein MSSDGDRPPLTVPALVAASAERHTDVEALVDETTRLTYAELAPAVHRSAAAAMAVGVGPGDRVAIWAPNLTEWVVAALGVLSAGGVLVPLNTRFKGSEAAYVLAKSGARVLFTVSGFLGVDYVDMLRQATEESTLDAIVVLRGDAPQGTLSWPDYLSGGDKVHAADVDHRMAAVGPDDLSDIIFTSGTTGRPKGAMVTHAQTLRVFRAWAEIVGLTRGDRYLIVNPFFHTFGYKAGFLASFIVGATVVPHAVFDVPTVLRRVSEERISMLPGPPTLYQSILDHPDRGHYDLSSLRLAVTGAAAVPVEMIRRMRNELTFRTIITGYGLTESTGTVSMCRYDDDPETIATTSGRAIPDTEVRVVDDSGAEVPTGEPGEVVVRGYNVMRGYFDEPEETAATIDADGWLHTGDVAVMDKRGYLRITDRKKDMFIVGGFNAYPAEIENILLGNAKVAQAAVVGVPDERMGEVGVAFVIPRSGEELTPGEVIEWCRQVMANYKVPRRVEIVESLPLNASGKVLKYELRRLARP, from the coding sequence GTGAGCAGCGACGGGGATCGGCCGCCCCTCACCGTCCCGGCCCTGGTCGCCGCCTCGGCCGAGCGCCACACCGACGTCGAGGCGCTCGTCGACGAGACGACCCGGCTGACCTACGCCGAGCTGGCGCCGGCCGTGCACCGGTCGGCCGCGGCGGCCATGGCGGTCGGGGTCGGTCCGGGCGACCGGGTCGCCATCTGGGCGCCCAACCTCACCGAGTGGGTGGTCGCCGCCCTGGGCGTCCTGTCAGCCGGCGGCGTCCTGGTGCCGCTGAACACGCGCTTCAAGGGATCAGAGGCGGCCTACGTCCTCGCCAAGAGCGGGGCCCGCGTCCTCTTCACGGTGTCGGGCTTCCTCGGCGTCGACTACGTGGACATGCTGCGCCAGGCGACAGAGGAGTCAACGCTCGACGCCATCGTCGTGCTGCGGGGTGATGCTCCTCAGGGCACCCTGTCGTGGCCGGACTACCTGAGCGGGGGCGACAAGGTGCATGCGGCCGACGTCGACCACCGGATGGCCGCGGTCGGGCCCGACGACCTGTCGGACATCATCTTCACCTCCGGCACCACCGGTCGGCCCAAGGGAGCGATGGTCACCCACGCCCAGACCCTGCGGGTGTTCCGAGCCTGGGCCGAGATCGTGGGCCTGACACGCGGGGACCGCTACCTGATCGTCAACCCCTTCTTCCATACCTTTGGCTACAAGGCGGGATTCCTCGCGTCCTTCATCGTCGGCGCCACGGTCGTGCCTCACGCCGTGTTCGACGTGCCGACCGTGCTGCGGCGCGTGTCCGAGGAGCGCATCTCCATGCTCCCGGGGCCGCCCACGCTCTACCAGTCGATCCTCGATCACCCCGACCGGGGGCACTACGACCTCTCGTCGTTGCGCCTGGCCGTCACCGGCGCTGCCGCGGTGCCGGTGGAGATGATCCGTCGCATGCGCAACGAGCTCACGTTCCGCACCATCATCACCGGTTACGGCCTCACCGAGTCGACGGGCACGGTCAGCATGTGCCGCTACGACGACGACCCCGAGACCATCGCCACCACCTCCGGGCGCGCCATCCCGGACACCGAGGTCCGCGTCGTCGACGACTCCGGCGCCGAGGTCCCGACGGGTGAGCCGGGCGAGGTCGTCGTCCGCGGCTACAACGTCATGAGGGGGTACTTCGACGAGCCCGAGGAGACCGCCGCCACGATCGACGCCGACGGCTGGCTGCATACCGGCGACGTCGCGGTCATGGACAAACGCGGCTATCTGCGCATCACCGATCGCAAGAAGGACATGTTCATCGTCGGTGGCTTCAACGCCTACCCGGCAGAGATCGAGAACATCCTGCTCGGCAACGCCAAGGTGGCGCAGGCAGCGGTGGTGGGCGTCCCCGACGAGCGAATGGGCGAGGTCGGCGTGGCCTTCGTGATCCCGCGGTCGGGCGAGGAGCTGACCCCGGGCGAGGTCATCGAGTGGTGCCGCCAGGTGATGGCGAACTACAAGGTGCCCCGCCGCGTGGAGATCGTGGAATCGCTGCCGCTCAACGCGAGCGGCAAGGTGCTCAAGTACGAGCTGCGGCGGCTAGCGCGACCCTGA